One genomic window of Leptotrichia shahii includes the following:
- a CDS encoding MarR family winged helix-turn-helix transcriptional regulator: protein MLERMEEKNLLIRKFCPSDKRKSLIFLTDYAKSLKNEYDEISDKMTEISFEGISNEERLAFEATLEKILHNFERAEQKFNKK from the coding sequence ATGCTTGAGAGGATGGAAGAAAAAAATTTATTGATACGAAAATTTTGTCCGAGTGATAAACGGAAAAGTTTAATTTTTTTAACGGATTATGCAAAATCCTTGAAAAATGAATATGATGAAATTTCTGATAAAATGACCGAAATCTCTTTTGAAGGAATTTCAAATGAAGAGAGATTAGCTTTTGAGGCGACTTTAGAAAAAATTTTACATAATTTTGAGAGAGCTGAACAAAAATTTAATAAAAAATAA
- a CDS encoding ATP-binding protein: MVKRTEYLEKLKKIKDMQIIKVITGVRRCGKSTLLSQFKNFLIESGILEEQIISINFEDLKFEDLKDYKLLYQYINERLVPNKKNYIFIDEIQEVENFQRAVDSLFIKDNTDIYITGSNAMMLSGELATLLSGRYIEISILPLSFSEYLELNETQDVRQTWNKYFENGGFPYATQINDDDIRKDYLMGIYNTVLLKDIVARNKVQDITLLESVVKFLFENIGNIVSPKKIADTLVSYGRKTTSSTVENYIEALKSSFILYKAGRYDIKGKQHLKSLEKYYIVDIGLRKLLINKKHSDIGHILENIVYLELIRRGYTVYIGKIGDLEIDFIAERNNEREYYQVSATILDENTFKREIMPLKKVKDNFQKFIISMDEINLSEDGIKHINILDFLQNRDN, translated from the coding sequence ATGGTTAAAAGAACTGAATACTTGGAAAAATTGAAAAAAATAAAAGATATGCAGATAATAAAGGTTATCACAGGCGTTAGGAGGTGCGGGAAATCTACATTGCTATCTCAATTTAAAAATTTTTTAATAGAATCTGGTATCTTGGAAGAACAGATAATTTCCATAAATTTTGAGGATTTAAAGTTTGAAGATTTAAAAGATTATAAATTATTGTATCAATATATAAACGAAAGACTTGTGCCTAATAAAAAAAATTATATATTTATTGATGAAATTCAGGAAGTTGAAAATTTTCAAAGGGCAGTGGATTCTTTATTTATAAAGGATAACACAGATATTTATATAACAGGCTCCAATGCGATGATGCTATCTGGCGAATTAGCAACACTGCTTTCAGGCAGATACATTGAAATATCCATATTGCCTCTATCTTTTTCCGAATATCTTGAATTGAATGAAACACAGGACGTGAGACAGACTTGGAATAAATATTTTGAAAATGGCGGATTTCCTTATGCGACACAAATAAATGATGATGATATAAGAAAAGACTATTTAATGGGAATATACAACACAGTTTTGTTAAAAGATATAGTTGCAAGAAATAAAGTACAGGATATTACGTTACTCGAATCTGTAGTAAAATTTCTATTTGAAAACATCGGAAATATCGTCTCACCCAAAAAAATAGCAGATACACTTGTTTCCTATGGCAGAAAAACTACATCTTCTACCGTTGAAAATTATATAGAAGCCCTGAAATCATCGTTTATTTTGTACAAAGCTGGACGTTATGATATAAAAGGAAAGCAACATTTAAAGTCGCTGGAGAAATATTATATAGTTGACATAGGACTAAGAAAATTGCTTATAAATAAAAAACATAGCGATATTGGGCATATTTTGGAAAATATAGTTTATTTGGAATTGATTAGACGTGGATATACTGTGTATATTGGTAAAATTGGAGATTTAGAAATAGATTTTATAGCAGAACGAAATAATGAAAGAGAATACTATCAAGTGTCAGCAACGATACTTGATGAAAATACATTCAAGAGAGAGATAATGCCATTAAAGAAAGTAAAAGATAATTTTCAGAAGTTTATAATTTCGATGGATGAAATAAATTTAAGCGAAGATGGAATAAAGCATATAAATATTTTAGATTTTTTACAAAATCGAGATAATTAG
- a CDS encoding ABC transporter ATP-binding protein has product MIEFINVGMTYPNGNVGLKNINLTINESEITVFIGPSGSGKTTLLKMINRLEDNTTGEVKINGKNVKDYNIHKMRWDIGYALQQVALFPHMTVEENIAIVPELKKWKKEKIDARIDELLNMVGLDPEKYRKRNPSELSGGEAQRVGIARALAADPKIILMDEPFSALDPITRANLQEDVKKLQKQIHKTIVFVTHDIEEAFLLGDKICIIQDGELVQAGTKHEIISNPKNDFVKKFIAIKKKEGEIYE; this is encoded by the coding sequence ATGATAGAATTTATCAATGTTGGAATGACTTATCCAAATGGGAATGTTGGATTAAAAAATATAAACTTGACTATAAACGAGTCTGAAATTACGGTTTTTATTGGACCGTCTGGGAGCGGGAAAACTACGCTTTTGAAAATGATTAATCGGTTGGAGGATAATACGACTGGGGAAGTGAAAATTAATGGAAAAAATGTAAAGGATTACAATATTCACAAAATGCGTTGGGATATTGGATATGCTTTGCAGCAAGTGGCACTTTTTCCGCATATGACAGTTGAAGAAAATATTGCGATTGTGCCTGAATTGAAAAAATGGAAAAAAGAAAAAATTGATGCAAGAATTGACGAGTTATTAAATATGGTTGGACTTGATCCTGAAAAATATCGAAAAAGAAACCCTTCGGAATTGTCTGGTGGAGAAGCACAAAGAGTTGGAATTGCAAGAGCTCTAGCCGCTGATCCAAAAATTATTTTGATGGATGAGCCGTTTAGTGCGTTAGATCCCATCACTCGTGCAAATTTACAGGAAGATGTGAAAAAACTTCAGAAACAAATTCACAAAACAATTGTTTTTGTAACTCACGACATTGAAGAAGCATTTTTATTGGGGGATAAAATTTGTATCATTCAAGACGGCGAGTTAGTTCAAGCTGGAACAAAACACGAAATAATCTCAAATCCTAAAAATGATTTTGTGAAAAAATTTATAGCTATTAAAAAGAAAGAAGGTGAAATTTATGAATAA
- a CDS encoding ATP phosphoribosyltransferase regulatory subunit, whose amino-acid sequence MKNYIKNMSKKDLVLLDIRKMYDLYGYKRISLPSFEEYDLYNENKDFIDRNILTVMSPNGKLLALRPDITLSVAKKISKDQSLKYSKIYYQENTYNLTKYTGYEEDEQLGIELIGKESVFLDFEIVDLAVKSLDIINEKSLIVLSHAGFISSIFDNLNLEYEVKEEIFDCINKKNSHDIKKILENNKFVSENVRELIYKIPKLSGDLDDITKELSKYGINDNIKKILLELKQLNNLLLKFHKRSKIVFDFSVIKNLNYYNGIILQGYIEGFPNVILTGGRYDRLFEKFGVDTGAVGFAILTDSLKVYYKDEDKNDFEILIAYDDSNFEKLVEFVNDFQEKGLRVRTENVENFKENDSEIFNYDEKYLFKNGNLIKE is encoded by the coding sequence ATGAAAAATTATATAAAAAATATGAGTAAAAAAGATTTAGTATTGTTGGATATACGGAAAATGTATGATTTATATGGATATAAAAGGATTTCGCTTCCGAGCTTTGAAGAATATGATTTGTATAATGAAAATAAGGATTTTATTGATAGAAATATTTTAACTGTGATGAGTCCAAATGGGAAATTACTGGCTTTGAGACCTGATATTACATTGTCTGTTGCTAAAAAAATCTCTAAGGATCAGTCTTTGAAATACAGTAAGATTTATTATCAGGAGAATACATATAATTTGACAAAATACACGGGATATGAGGAAGATGAACAGCTTGGGATTGAGCTAATTGGAAAAGAATCTGTGTTCTTGGATTTTGAAATTGTGGATCTTGCGGTAAAGAGTTTGGATATTATAAATGAAAAAAGTTTGATTGTTTTGTCACATGCGGGATTTATTTCTTCGATTTTTGATAATCTTAATTTGGAATATGAAGTAAAGGAAGAAATTTTTGATTGTATAAATAAAAAAAATAGTCATGATATAAAAAAAATATTGGAAAATAATAAATTTGTTTCTGAAAATGTGAGAGAATTAATTTATAAAATTCCTAAATTATCAGGAGATTTAGATGATATTACAAAGGAACTTTCAAAATATGGAATAAATGATAATATAAAAAAAATATTGCTTGAACTTAAACAATTAAATAATTTACTGCTTAAATTTCACAAAAGATCAAAAATTGTATTTGATTTTTCTGTCATAAAAAATCTAAATTATTATAATGGAATTATTTTACAAGGATATATTGAAGGATTTCCAAATGTAATTTTGACTGGCGGAAGGTATGACAGATTGTTTGAAAAATTTGGAGTTGACACAGGGGCAGTCGGATTTGCGATTTTGACTGATAGCTTGAAGGTTTATTATAAAGATGAAGATAAAAATGATTTTGAAATATTGATTGCTTATGATGATAGCAATTTTGAAAAATTGGTAGAGTTTGTAAATGATTTTCAGGAAAAAGGACTTCGAGTGAGAACTGAAAATGTTGAAAATTTTAAGGAAAATGACAGCGAGATTTTTAATTACGATGAAAAATATTTATTTAAAAATGGGAATTTAATTAAAGAATAA
- the hisB gene encoding imidazoleglycerol-phosphate dehydratase HisB encodes MRKSKIERNTFETKIKVELNIDGTGKYENNTGVGFLDHMLDLFAKHGRFDLKVYCDGDTKVDDHHSTEDIGIALGKCFYKALGDLKGVNRYGNFLLPMDEALTLVAVDLSGRYFLNFDVNIPTEKVGTFDTELVEEFFVGFTRHLNATLHIKNMAGTNSHHIIESIFKGVARALAQAMSIDEKYRDEIPSTKGVLV; translated from the coding sequence ATGAGAAAATCTAAAATTGAAAGAAATACATTTGAAACAAAAATAAAAGTTGAATTGAATATTGACGGGACTGGGAAATATGAAAATAATACAGGAGTTGGATTTTTAGATCACATGCTTGATTTATTTGCAAAACATGGAAGATTCGATTTGAAAGTTTATTGTGACGGAGATACAAAAGTTGATGATCATCACAGTACGGAAGATATTGGAATTGCACTTGGGAAATGTTTTTATAAGGCCCTAGGAGATTTAAAAGGGGTTAATAGATACGGAAACTTTCTTTTGCCGATGGATGAGGCTCTGACATTGGTTGCAGTTGATTTGAGCGGAAGATATTTTTTGAATTTTGATGTAAATATTCCGACTGAGAAAGTTGGAACTTTTGATACTGAATTAGTGGAAGAGTTTTTTGTTGGATTTACACGGCATTTGAATGCAACGTTACATATAAAAAATATGGCAGGGACAAATTCGCATCACATAATTGAGTCAATTTTTAAAGGCGTTGCTAGAGCTTTGGCACAGGCTATGAGTATTGATGAGAAATATAGGGATGAGATTCCATCGACTAAGGGAGTTTTGGTTTAA
- a CDS encoding YlmH/Sll1252 family protein produces MKKENFLRQFVKEQEYLAIKLYNYYETAQDYEIVSFTEEFYTPNFWKKLGEKFGGVNVVCDGVFVDSDRRQIAFIPDSFMNENDNLGFENNENDLENFRFNQNVIQFPNKLLKIAIDSRFYGYLHKDFLGSLMGLNVKRELMGDLIIESCDKKDKRIFGYIPVSEKIVDYIISELKQIGRATCEIEVVDIKDKNNLPKYKYDDKLITVQSKRLDSIVSTITNLSRTKVIEPIEKGQVLVDYVEEKDKSKLLEIGSLITIRGFGKYKLFLDKGETKKGKERILVKKYI; encoded by the coding sequence ATGAAGAAAGAAAACTTCTTAAGGCAATTTGTAAAAGAACAAGAATATTTGGCTATTAAATTGTATAATTATTATGAAACTGCACAGGATTATGAAATTGTCAGTTTTACGGAGGAATTTTATACACCGAATTTTTGGAAAAAGTTGGGGGAAAAATTTGGAGGAGTAAATGTTGTTTGTGATGGAGTTTTTGTAGATAGTGATAGAAGACAGATTGCATTTATTCCTGATAGTTTTATGAATGAAAACGATAATTTGGGATTTGAAAATAATGAGAATGATCTTGAAAATTTTAGATTTAATCAGAATGTAATTCAATTTCCAAATAAATTGTTAAAGATAGCAATAGATTCAAGATTTTATGGGTATTTGCATAAGGATTTTTTGGGAAGTCTTATGGGGCTTAATGTAAAAAGAGAGCTTATGGGAGATTTAATCATTGAAAGTTGTGATAAAAAAGATAAGCGAATTTTTGGATATATTCCAGTTTCTGAAAAAATTGTAGATTATATCATTTCAGAATTGAAGCAGATTGGGAGGGCAACTTGTGAAATTGAAGTTGTGGACATTAAAGATAAGAATAATCTTCCGAAATATAAATATGATGATAAATTAATTACTGTTCAGTCAAAGCGACTGGATAGCATAGTTTCAACAATTACTAATTTATCTCGTACAAAAGTAATTGAACCAATTGAAAAGGGTCAAGTTTTAGTTGATTATGTAGAAGAGAAAGATAAATCTAAATTGCTTGAAATTGGGAGTCTAATTACAATTAGAGGATTTGGGAAATATAAGTTATTTTTAGATAAGGGGGAAACTAAAAAGGGAAAAGAACGGATACTTGTAAAAAAATATATTTGA
- a CDS encoding ABC transporter permease/substrate-binding protein: MNKLILTFLEKKDEFFSGIMEHIQISFIALIIALIIAIPLGIYLSYHKKLANIVIAINGVIQTIPSLAILALLIPIVGIGRKPAIIALILYALLPILHNTYTGITGVDPMYMVTSRALGMNKFQQLTKVQLPLAMPVIMTGVRTAAVLIIGTATLASLVGAGGLGKLILLGLDRNNNYLILLGAIPAALLAILFDFIFKQFEKLSIKKILIFLILIIFACFLGTISSFNNTKKDKLIISGKLGSEPEILINMYKILIEENSKLDVELKPGLGKTSFVFNALKNGDIDIYPEFSGTAVFTFLNETPVNNNAEDVFNQAKKGMETKFKMIMLKPMKYNNTYAIAVSKKFADENNLKTISDLARVKDKIKAGFTREFNDREDGYLGLKKLYQFEIPNIKEFEPKLRYVAVQSGNINLVDAYSTDPELAQYNMVILKDDKHLFPPYQGSPMMREETLKKYPKLKEILEKLSGKISDEEMSTMNYRVSVKGERAEDVAREYLRNAGIIKK; the protein is encoded by the coding sequence ATGAATAAATTAATTTTGACTTTTTTAGAGAAGAAAGACGAATTTTTTAGCGGAATTATGGAACATATTCAAATTTCTTTTATCGCACTAATAATTGCTCTAATTATTGCCATTCCACTAGGAATTTATTTAAGCTACCACAAAAAATTAGCGAATATTGTTATTGCGATTAACGGCGTTATTCAAACTATACCGTCTTTAGCAATTTTAGCACTTTTAATACCAATCGTTGGAATTGGAAGAAAACCTGCAATAATCGCTTTAATACTTTATGCACTGCTTCCAATTTTACATAACACTTACACTGGTATTACTGGCGTAGATCCAATGTATATGGTAACTTCAAGAGCTTTAGGAATGAATAAATTTCAGCAACTTACAAAAGTTCAGCTTCCTCTGGCTATGCCTGTAATAATGACAGGAGTTAGAACGGCTGCTGTTTTGATTATAGGAACTGCCACATTAGCTTCCCTTGTTGGAGCTGGAGGGCTTGGAAAACTGATTTTGCTTGGTCTTGATAGAAATAACAACTACTTGATTTTGTTAGGAGCGATTCCTGCCGCTTTACTTGCAATTTTATTTGATTTCATCTTTAAGCAATTCGAAAAATTGAGTATCAAAAAAATATTAATTTTCCTAATTTTAATCATATTTGCATGTTTTTTGGGAACAATTAGCAGTTTTAATAATACAAAAAAAGATAAATTGATAATTTCTGGAAAACTTGGTTCAGAGCCAGAAATATTGATAAATATGTATAAAATTTTGATTGAAGAAAATAGTAAACTTGACGTTGAGTTAAAACCTGGACTTGGAAAAACTTCATTCGTATTCAATGCTTTGAAAAATGGCGATATTGATATTTATCCTGAATTTTCAGGAACTGCAGTTTTCACTTTCTTGAATGAAACTCCTGTAAATAATAATGCTGAAGATGTTTTCAATCAAGCAAAAAAAGGTATGGAAACTAAATTTAAAATGATTATGCTAAAACCTATGAAATATAATAATACTTATGCAATTGCTGTTAGCAAGAAATTTGCTGATGAAAATAATTTGAAGACGATTTCTGATTTAGCAAGAGTGAAAGATAAGATAAAAGCTGGATTTACAAGGGAGTTTAACGACCGTGAAGATGGATATCTTGGACTTAAAAAATTGTATCAGTTTGAAATTCCGAATATTAAAGAATTCGAGCCAAAACTTCGTTATGTTGCTGTTCAAAGTGGCAATATTAACTTGGTTGACGCTTATTCTACTGACCCCGAACTTGCTCAGTATAATATGGTTATTTTAAAGGATGATAAGCATTTATTCCCGCCATATCAAGGTTCTCCAATGATGCGTGAGGAAACTTTGAAAAAATACCCTAAATTGAAAGAGATTTTGGAAAAATTGAGTGGCAAAATTTCAGATGAAGAAATGTCAACAATGAATTACCGTGTTTCTGTGAAAGGTGAGAGAGCGGAAGATGTTGCTAGAGAATATTTAAGAAATGCCGGAATTATTAAAAAATAG
- a CDS encoding DNA alkylation repair protein yields the protein MKIQRELFSLQDKEYMKFLSKLTPNVPENTIIGVRIPEIRKLAKKLVKNNEYENFLKKLPHKYYDENLLHGAIISEIKNFENCIQLLDNFLPFIDNWAVCDTISPKIFKKHKRELIEKIREWVKSDKTYICRFGVEMLMTHFLDEDFENEYLEMVANIHSEEYYVKMVIAWFFATALAKKWDCAVIYLENDRLNSWVHNKTIQKARESLRITNEKKEYLKGLRKE from the coding sequence ATGAAAATACAAAGAGAACTATTTTCACTTCAAGATAAAGAATACATGAAATTTTTAAGTAAATTGACGCCAAATGTACCAGAGAATACAATTATTGGAGTGAGGATTCCTGAAATAAGAAAATTGGCTAAAAAATTGGTGAAGAATAATGAATATGAAAATTTTTTGAAAAAGTTGCCACATAAATATTATGATGAGAATTTATTGCATGGAGCAATTATTTCAGAGATCAAAAACTTTGAAAATTGTATTCAATTACTTGATAACTTTTTGCCATTTATTGATAATTGGGCGGTTTGTGATACGATTTCTCCAAAAATTTTTAAAAAACATAAAAGAGAGCTAATTGAAAAAATAAGGGAATGGGTTAAGTCAGATAAAACATATATTTGTAGATTTGGTGTAGAAATGTTGATGACACATTTTTTGGATGAAGACTTTGAAAATGAATATTTGGAAATGGTAGCGAATATTCATTCTGAGGAGTATTATGTGAAAATGGTAATTGCTTGGTTTTTTGCAACGGCACTTGCAAAAAAGTGGGATTGTGCAGTGATTTATTTAGAAAATGACAGATTGAATAGTTGGGTGCATAATAAGACAATACAGAAGGCCCGAGAAAGTTTGAGAATTACTAATGAGAAGAAGGAGTATTTGAAGGGATTGAGAAAAGAATAA
- the hisG gene encoding ATP phosphoribosyltransferase, translated as MINIALPKGRLGNKVYDLFEKIGYESSEIKEDNRKLIFENEKKNVRFLLVKPSDVGVYVEKGSADIGVVGRDVLLEENPDVYELMDLGFGKCKFAIAGPVNFKENFDRPLVVATKYLNVSKRYFDSTNRDVELIKLNGSIEIAPILGLSDVIMDIVETGTTLKENNLKVLKTIEDISARFIANKSSYRFKNEEIEKIVKSIKEIL; from the coding sequence ATGATAAATATTGCTCTTCCTAAAGGGAGATTAGGAAACAAAGTATATGATTTATTTGAGAAAATAGGTTATGAAAGTTCAGAAATAAAGGAAGATAACAGGAAACTGATTTTTGAGAATGAGAAAAAAAATGTCAGATTTCTTTTGGTAAAGCCATCGGATGTTGGAGTTTATGTGGAAAAGGGAAGTGCAGATATTGGAGTTGTGGGAAGAGATGTACTTCTTGAGGAAAATCCTGATGTTTATGAGCTTATGGACTTGGGATTTGGGAAATGTAAATTTGCGATTGCAGGACCTGTAAATTTTAAAGAAAATTTTGATAGACCATTGGTGGTGGCGACAAAGTATTTGAATGTTTCAAAAAGATATTTTGATTCTACTAATCGAGATGTGGAACTTATAAAATTAAATGGCTCTATTGAAATAGCACCAATTTTGGGGCTTTCTGATGTGATTATGGATATTGTTGAAACTGGAACAACTTTGAAAGAAAATAATTTGAAAGTATTGAAAACTATTGAAGATATAAGTGCTAGGTTTATTGCTAATAAGTCGAGCTATAGATTTAAAAATGAAGAAATAGAGAAAATTGTTAAAAGTATAAAAGAAATTTTATAA
- the hisD gene encoding histidinol dehydrogenase, producing MIKTIKYSKDVDLEKELARSQFSYDDVNETVESILKDVKARGDKALIEYTEKFDGVKLENLEVNEEEIQKAFDTIDKDLMEVIQYSHDNIKKFHEKQVRNDFLIRQENGVVLGQVVNPIEKVGLYVPGGTAAYPSTVLMNAVPAKIAGCKEIVMVTPPTKDGTILPSLLVAAKISGVDRIFKVGGAQSIAALSYGTETVPKVYKIGGPGNIYVAMAKKMVYGEVSIDMIAGPSEVLIIADESADSVHTAADLLSQAEHDKLAACILVTTSQRLADEVAMEVEKQLKELPREEIARTSIETQGRIIVVENMDEAVFVSNFVAPEHLELAVDNPFELLPRIKNAGSIFMGHNTPEPLGDYLAGPNHTLPTSGTAKFSSPLSVDDFVKKSSFIYYSKQGLEEVKDKVIKFAENEGLTAHARSVSKRFDK from the coding sequence ATGATTAAAACTATAAAATATTCAAAAGATGTTGATTTGGAAAAGGAGCTTGCTAGAAGTCAGTTTTCTTATGATGATGTAAATGAAACTGTGGAAAGCATTTTGAAAGATGTTAAAGCTAGAGGAGATAAGGCTTTGATAGAATATACTGAAAAATTTGACGGTGTAAAACTGGAAAATCTGGAAGTTAATGAAGAAGAAATTCAAAAGGCTTTTGATACGATTGATAAGGATTTGATGGAAGTTATTCAGTATTCTCATGACAATATTAAAAAATTTCACGAAAAGCAAGTTAGAAATGATTTTTTAATAAGACAGGAAAATGGAGTAGTTTTGGGGCAAGTAGTTAATCCGATTGAAAAAGTTGGACTTTATGTTCCCGGGGGAACAGCTGCATATCCATCAACTGTTTTGATGAATGCAGTTCCAGCAAAAATTGCTGGATGTAAGGAAATTGTAATGGTGACACCTCCAACGAAAGATGGAACAATTTTGCCGTCTCTTTTAGTTGCTGCTAAAATTTCTGGAGTTGATAGAATCTTTAAAGTAGGTGGAGCTCAATCAATAGCTGCTCTTAGTTATGGTACAGAAACTGTTCCAAAAGTTTATAAAATTGGAGGTCCTGGAAATATTTACGTTGCAATGGCAAAAAAAATGGTTTATGGAGAAGTTTCAATTGATATGATAGCAGGTCCAAGTGAAGTATTGATTATTGCTGATGAAAGTGCAGATTCAGTTCATACAGCGGCAGATTTGTTATCGCAAGCGGAGCATGATAAATTGGCAGCTTGTATATTAGTTACAACATCACAAAGATTAGCAGATGAAGTAGCAATGGAAGTAGAAAAGCAATTAAAAGAACTGCCAAGGGAGGAAATTGCCAGAACTTCGATTGAAACTCAAGGTAGAATTATTGTTGTAGAAAATATGGATGAAGCAGTTTTTGTAAGTAATTTTGTAGCACCGGAACATTTAGAACTGGCAGTGGATAATCCTTTTGAATTATTGCCAAGAATAAAAAATGCAGGCTCAATATTTATGGGACATAATACACCTGAACCACTTGGAGATTATTTGGCAGGCCCAAATCACACATTACCAACAAGCGGAACTGCCAAATTCTCTTCTCCACTCTCAGTAGACGATTTCGTTAAAAAATCTTCGTTTATTTACTATTCAAAACAAGGACTTGAAGAAGTTAAGGATAAAGTAATTAAATTTGCTGAAAATGAAGGGCTTACAGCACATGCTCGTTCAGTTTCAAAAAGATTTGATAAATAA
- a CDS encoding helix-turn-helix domain-containing protein — translation MKSNSGFYIGRIKQVNTRLLNKFLAQKNITAFNGEQGRILHVLWENDGISNRELSKNLVLL, via the coding sequence ATGAAATCAAACTCTGGATTTTATATAGGCAGAATAAAACAAGTAAATACTAGACTTTTGAATAAATTTTTGGCACAAAAAAATATAACGGCGTTTAATGGGGAACAAGGTCGAATTTTACATGTACTTTGGGAAAATGATGGGATTAGTAACAGAGAATTGTCAAAAAATCTGGTCTTGCTATGA
- the hisC gene encoding histidinol-phosphate transaminase — MSKFWNDKIKEIEPYVPGEQPKDKKYIKLNTNENPYPPSAKVIEKIKSMNLEDLKLYPDPDVTELGKVIAEYFSNKINNKITYKQVFIGNGSDEILAFIFMTFFNAGDKVYYPDITYSFYPVYADLFNVKEIKIPLNDNFEIEIEKYFGLDGHIIITNPNAPTSIALKLEEIEKIAEKNPSQLVVVDEAYVDFGAESAVKLVNKYDNVLVVQTFSKSRSFAGMRLGYAIGSENTIEGLNRLKFSFNSYTIDRISIEAGIESFKDDEYFEKTNAKIIQTREKTSEELKKLGFKVLNSSANFIFISHNKIFAGDLYKQLKENGVLVRYFAKDRIDNYLRVTIGTDEEIGIFIEKLEDLLGNNVN, encoded by the coding sequence ATGAGTAAATTCTGGAATGATAAAATAAAAGAAATAGAGCCTTATGTTCCTGGAGAGCAGCCGAAAGATAAAAAATACATTAAACTTAATACAAATGAAAATCCTTATCCGCCATCAGCAAAAGTTATAGAAAAAATAAAATCTATGAATTTGGAAGATTTGAAATTGTATCCAGATCCAGATGTAACGGAGCTTGGAAAAGTTATTGCTGAGTATTTTTCTAATAAAATAAATAATAAAATTACATATAAACAGGTATTTATTGGAAATGGATCAGATGAGATTCTAGCATTTATTTTTATGACGTTTTTCAATGCGGGAGATAAAGTGTATTATCCAGATATTACATACAGTTTTTATCCAGTTTATGCAGATTTATTTAATGTAAAGGAAATCAAAATTCCATTAAATGATAATTTTGAAATTGAAATTGAAAAATATTTCGGACTTGATGGGCATATTATTATTACAAATCCAAATGCACCGACTTCGATTGCATTGAAATTAGAAGAAATTGAAAAAATTGCAGAAAAAAACCCTAGTCAACTTGTTGTTGTAGATGAGGCTTATGTTGATTTTGGTGCGGAAAGTGCTGTGAAATTGGTGAATAAATATGATAATGTTCTTGTTGTGCAGACATTTTCAAAATCTCGTTCATTTGCAGGAATGCGTCTAGGATATGCGATTGGTTCGGAAAATACAATAGAAGGGCTTAATAGGCTAAAATTTTCGTTCAATTCATACACAATTGACAGAATCTCGATTGAAGCTGGAATTGAATCGTTTAAGGATGATGAATATTTTGAAAAAACTAATGCTAAAATTATTCAGACTAGAGAAAAAACATCTGAAGAATTGAAAAAATTAGGATTTAAAGTATTAAATTCAAGTGCTAATTTTATTTTTATTTCTCATAACAAAATTTTCGCAGGCGATTTGTATAAACAGCTAAAAGAAAATGGAGTTTTAGTAAGATATTTTGCAAAAGATAGGATTGATAATTATTTGAGGGTTACAATTGGGACTGATGAGGAAATAGGGATTTTTATTGAAAAATTGGAAGATTTATTAGGAAATAATGTAAATTAA